A region of Alteromonadaceae bacterium 2753L.S.0a.02 DNA encodes the following proteins:
- a CDS encoding rare lipoprotein A: MKRNFFAALSALVLLGLIAGCESPSRYQQKTDSGPSQSMSVDHIPDAVPKVEIRTTAGNKSPYRVNGKTYHVMQKPEGYREEGIASWYGQKFHGHLTSNGEIYNMYAMTAAHKTLPIPSYVRVTNKTNGRSVIVRVNDRGPFHSGRVIDLTYAAAKKIGIADTGTGKVLVEYIDPRRYVAPTSPRASSNKAPKAGSVEPLAPTPENANGYQIPENTFLQVGAFSQKNSAMALQQRIAKLTQYPVSVVVPSGAKALYKVRIGPLKDNFDLLTLRQKLADAKMPTPHVVYQ; this comes from the coding sequence ATGAAGCGAAATTTCTTTGCAGCGCTAAGTGCGCTCGTTTTACTCGGTTTAATCGCTGGTTGTGAATCTCCCAGCCGCTATCAGCAAAAAACCGACAGTGGCCCCAGCCAGTCAATGAGTGTCGACCACATTCCCGATGCGGTACCCAAAGTAGAAATTCGCACAACGGCGGGCAATAAAAGTCCCTATCGGGTAAATGGCAAAACCTACCATGTGATGCAAAAGCCGGAAGGCTATCGTGAAGAGGGTATAGCATCCTGGTACGGCCAGAAATTTCATGGTCATCTCACTTCCAATGGCGAAATTTATAACATGTACGCCATGACGGCCGCGCACAAAACACTGCCTATTCCCAGTTATGTGCGGGTTACCAATAAAACTAATGGGCGCTCGGTGATTGTGCGGGTGAATGACCGGGGGCCGTTTCATTCCGGGCGGGTAATTGATCTCACCTACGCGGCCGCCAAAAAAATTGGCATTGCCGACACAGGCACTGGCAAAGTGTTGGTGGAGTACATAGACCCTAGGCGCTATGTTGCCCCCACTTCGCCACGGGCATCATCGAACAAAGCGCCCAAGGCGGGGAGTGTTGAGCCGCTGGCACCCACCCCAGAAAATGCCAACGGTTATCAAATCCCAGAGAATACCTTTCTGCAGGTAGGCGCGTTTTCTCAGAAAAACAGCGCCATGGCTTTGCAGCAGCGTATCGCGAAACTTACCCAGTACCCGGTAAGCGTCGTAGTACCCAGTGGTGCCAAGGCGCTCTACAAGGTTCGCATTGGGCCACTCAAAGATAATTTCGATTTACTCACTTTGCGCCAGAAACTGGCAGATGCCAAGATGCCAACTCCGCATGTGGTTTACCAGTAA
- a CDS encoding 23S rRNA (pseudouridine1915-N3)-methyltransferase (manually curated) — protein MKINIIAVGGKMPRWVQEGYNEYAKRLPRDLEPRLVELPLANRSKNKNTDAIKSSEGEQILAAVDNLPGSKRLIALDVLGKKLSTELLSEKMAGWQMDGLNPCLVIGGPDGLSPACLKQADEKWSLSGLTLPHPLVRVVLIEQLYRAWSILQNHPYHK, from the coding sequence ATGAAAATAAATATCATAGCCGTGGGTGGCAAAATGCCGCGCTGGGTGCAGGAGGGTTACAACGAATACGCCAAGCGACTGCCGCGCGATTTGGAACCGCGTCTGGTGGAACTTCCCCTGGCCAACCGTTCTAAAAACAAGAATACCGATGCCATTAAATCCAGCGAGGGTGAACAGATTCTCGCTGCGGTCGATAACCTTCCTGGCAGCAAGCGTCTGATAGCCCTTGATGTGCTGGGTAAAAAGCTCAGTACCGAATTGCTTTCAGAAAAAATGGCGGGCTGGCAGATGGATGGGCTTAACCCCTGTTTGGTTATCGGCGGGCCGGATGGCCTCTCACCAGCGTGTTTGAAGCAGGCCGATGAGAAGTGGTCGCTGTCGGGGCTCACACTACCGCACCCTTTAGTACGCGTGGTGTTGATAGAGCAACTCTACCGCGCGTGGAGTATTTTGCAGAACCACCCATACCACAAGTAG
- a CDS encoding ribosome-associated protein codes for MQSELNTIVVNALEDLKGKEIVELDVTTLSDVMDTLVIATGTSNRHVKSLANNVVEDGKEKGFRPIGVEGMETGEWVLVDYGDLVVHVMLDTTRTFYELEKLWSTEPATRHKSKPDA; via the coding sequence ATGCAATCTGAATTAAACACAATTGTTGTAAACGCTCTCGAAGACTTAAAAGGCAAGGAAATTGTCGAGCTTGATGTCACCACACTCAGTGATGTTATGGACACCCTGGTAATTGCGACAGGCACTTCCAACCGTCATGTGAAATCCCTCGCCAACAATGTGGTGGAAGATGGTAAAGAGAAAGGTTTTCGACCGATCGGTGTGGAAGGCATGGAAACCGGAGAGTGGGTGTTGGTGGACTATGGCGATCTGGTGGTTCATGTGATGCTCGACACCACACGCACCTTTTACGAGCTCGAAAAGCTCTGGTCGACAGAACCTGCGACGCGCCACAAGTCCAAACCAGATGCCTAG
- a CDS encoding membrane-bound lytic murein transglycosylase B produces the protein MLKFFLTLVVFGFLASPSLADYSTHPNAEAFIKTLVNEHNFERDYVLDMLRQAEKKQSILDAISRPAEKTKPWKDYRNIFLDDARIQQGVEFWNGNKQTLRRAAQEMGVDEHVIVAIIGVETRYGRHTGKFRVLDALATLGFDYEPRAKFFLKELEHAFLLAREQKQPLPSLMGSYAGAMGYGQFIPSSYRSFAVDFDGDGFADIWNNPVDAIGSVANYFRRHGWNRGDIVFTRAHISSDYNPTVLNEKVKPHYTLEEVAGFGFTPVNERLKGGDKVVPLMYEGQYGKEFWLGFHNFYVITRYNRSQLYAMAVHQLSEELRYGFEKQLL, from the coding sequence GTGTTGAAATTTTTTTTAACCCTTGTCGTATTCGGGTTTCTGGCTTCTCCTTCTCTGGCAGATTATTCCACTCATCCCAACGCAGAAGCGTTTATTAAAACTCTGGTAAACGAGCATAATTTTGAGCGCGATTATGTGCTGGATATGCTGCGCCAGGCCGAGAAAAAACAAAGCATTCTCGATGCAATATCCCGCCCGGCTGAAAAAACCAAGCCGTGGAAAGATTATCGTAATATTTTTCTAGATGACGCACGTATTCAGCAAGGCGTTGAATTTTGGAACGGCAATAAACAAACCCTGCGACGTGCCGCACAGGAGATGGGCGTTGATGAGCATGTTATCGTCGCAATTATCGGGGTTGAAACACGCTACGGTCGCCACACTGGCAAATTTCGTGTGCTCGATGCACTCGCGACCCTGGGTTTCGACTACGAACCACGTGCCAAATTCTTTTTAAAAGAATTAGAGCATGCTTTTCTGCTGGCCCGTGAGCAAAAGCAGCCCCTGCCAAGCTTGATGGGCTCCTACGCCGGAGCCATGGGTTACGGTCAGTTTATTCCCAGTAGTTACCGCAGTTTTGCGGTGGATTTCGATGGCGACGGTTTCGCGGATATCTGGAATAACCCGGTGGATGCAATTGGCAGTGTTGCTAATTATTTTCGCCGCCACGGTTGGAATCGCGGCGATATTGTGTTTACCAGGGCCCATATCAGTAGCGACTACAATCCCACTGTACTCAATGAAAAAGTGAAACCCCATTACACACTGGAAGAAGTGGCAGGTTTCGGTTTTACCCCGGTAAACGAGCGCTTAAAAGGTGGCGACAAGGTGGTGCCGCTGATGTATGAAGGCCAGTATGGCAAAGAGTTCTGGTTGGGGTTCCATAATTTTTATGTAATTACCCGCTACAACCGCAGCCAATTGTACGCCATGGCGGTACACCAGCTCAGCGAGGAGCTACGCTACGGTTTTGAAAAACAGCTGTTGTAA
- a CDS encoding D-alanyl-D-alanine carboxypeptidase (penicillin-binding protein 5/6) — protein MRFSIARVALLSVQWALLLCAAAANADQVIIPAPPQLAAKAYLLVDADTGEVIVENNADEQLPPASLTKMMTSYIVSEEIETGRLKETDLVRVSDDAWLRGGAKSGSSTMFLEARSEVPVIDMLRGVIIQSGNDASIALAQHIAGSEGAFADVMNQQAQLLGMSNSHFVNATGWPADGHLTTARDLAILARALIKDHPDHYALYSEKYFKHNGINQPNRNKLLFTDKTVDGIKTGHTEAAGYCLVASSERDGMRLISVVMGAKSEKSRAAESQKLLAYGFRYYQTHKLYTAGDELGRARVWGGDPKELVLTVDHDILATIPRGAHNNVKASIETNAALEAPIAKHQVLGTLTVSLEDNTLVQTDLVAASDIPQAGLLDRAWDAILRLFEE, from the coding sequence ATGCGATTTTCTATTGCGCGTGTTGCGCTTCTTTCCGTTCAATGGGCGCTGTTGCTGTGTGCAGCTGCGGCCAATGCCGATCAGGTTATTATTCCTGCCCCACCGCAATTGGCCGCCAAGGCGTACTTGTTGGTTGACGCTGATACCGGCGAAGTGATTGTTGAAAACAACGCAGATGAACAGTTACCACCGGCCAGTCTCACCAAAATGATGACCAGCTACATTGTGTCTGAAGAAATTGAAACCGGGCGCTTGAAAGAAACCGATCTGGTTCGTGTGAGCGACGATGCTTGGCTTCGCGGCGGCGCTAAAAGCGGCAGCTCCACCATGTTTTTGGAAGCACGTTCTGAAGTGCCGGTCATCGATATGTTGCGCGGTGTCATTATTCAGTCGGGTAACGATGCATCGATCGCGCTGGCACAACACATTGCCGGTAGTGAAGGGGCGTTTGCCGATGTGATGAACCAGCAGGCGCAGCTGCTGGGTATGAGCAACTCCCATTTTGTGAATGCCACGGGTTGGCCCGCAGATGGGCACCTCACCACTGCTAGGGATCTCGCGATACTCGCCCGTGCCTTGATAAAAGACCATCCAGATCATTACGCGCTCTATTCCGAGAAGTATTTTAAGCACAACGGCATAAACCAGCCCAACCGCAATAAGTTGTTGTTTACCGACAAAACTGTCGACGGCATTAAAACTGGCCATACGGAAGCCGCTGGCTACTGCCTGGTGGCTTCATCCGAGCGTGATGGTATGCGTTTGATTTCGGTGGTGATGGGCGCGAAGTCGGAAAAATCCCGTGCCGCAGAGTCGCAGAAACTGCTGGCTTATGGTTTTCGCTATTATCAGACCCACAAACTCTACACCGCTGGCGATGAGCTCGGTCGTGCCCGGGTGTGGGGCGGTGACCCGAAAGAGCTGGTATTAACGGTGGATCACGATATTCTAGCCACCATTCCGCGCGGTGCTCACAACAATGTTAAAGCCAGTATTGAGACTAATGCGGCTCTTGAAGCACCGATTGCCAAACATCAGGTACTGGGTACGCTCACTGTTTCTTTAGAAGACAACACTCTGGTGCAAACAGACTTGGTGGCTGCCAGCGATATTCCTCAGGCCGGCCTGCTAGATCGCGCCTGGGACGCCATTCTCAGGCTGTTTGAAGAGTAA
- a CDS encoding rod shape determining protein RodA, translating into MKVTQDFVRRLPDSRDHFARQQGLWQRIHIDPILLLLLLMLTCFGLVVLYSASGQSEAMVKRQFVFFSIAYIAMFVVAQLDMQMVRRWSPWLYVFGIILLILVFYIGVGAKGAQRWISLGVVRFQPSEVMKIAVPIVTAAYFSTRSLPPKFREIIVSLFIIVLPAILIFKQPDLGTAILISASGLIVLFLAGLPWRYIIGTLMLIGASVWPMWHWVMKDYQKQRVLTLLDPEADRLGAGWNIIQSKTAIGSGGLQGKGLLNGTQSQLDFLPESHTDFIIAVMAEELGLIGVSILMALYLLVIARGLHIAWTSQNTFNRLLAGSITLTFFVYVFVNIGMVAGMLPVVGVPLPLVSLGGTSIVTLMTGFGVLMAIATEKKKVVV; encoded by the coding sequence ATGAAAGTTACCCAGGATTTTGTACGCCGCTTACCCGATTCCCGTGACCACTTTGCGCGACAGCAGGGGCTTTGGCAGCGTATTCACATAGACCCCATATTACTGCTTTTATTGCTGATGCTTACCTGCTTTGGTCTGGTTGTTTTATACAGCGCCAGTGGCCAGAGCGAAGCGATGGTGAAGCGCCAATTTGTTTTTTTTAGTATTGCCTACATTGCAATGTTTGTGGTGGCACAGTTGGATATGCAAATGGTGCGGCGCTGGTCACCGTGGTTGTACGTGTTCGGCATTATTCTTTTGATTTTGGTGTTTTATATCGGCGTTGGAGCCAAGGGCGCGCAGCGTTGGATCAGTCTCGGGGTGGTTCGTTTTCAACCCTCGGAGGTGATGAAAATCGCTGTACCTATCGTGACAGCGGCCTATTTCTCAACCCGCAGTCTACCGCCTAAATTCCGTGAAATTATTGTTAGCCTGTTTATTATTGTGCTGCCGGCGATACTGATTTTTAAACAGCCCGACCTGGGCACCGCAATTTTAATTTCTGCGTCTGGCTTAATCGTGCTGTTTCTTGCCGGGTTACCCTGGCGCTATATCATTGGCACACTGATGCTTATCGGCGCCAGTGTTTGGCCCATGTGGCATTGGGTGATGAAAGATTATCAAAAGCAACGCGTGCTCACCTTGCTCGACCCGGAAGCCGATCGTCTTGGTGCGGGCTGGAATATTATTCAATCGAAAACAGCGATTGGTTCCGGTGGGCTACAGGGAAAAGGTTTATTGAATGGCACGCAATCACAACTGGATTTTTTACCGGAATCTCACACCGATTTTATAATTGCGGTGATGGCTGAGGAACTTGGTTTAATTGGCGTGTCTATACTAATGGCTTTGTATTTACTGGTCATCGCGCGCGGCTTACATATAGCCTGGACATCGCAAAACACATTCAACCGTTTGCTGGCCGGCAGCATAACACTCACTTTTTTTGTGTACGTGTTTGTAAATATTGGCATGGTTGCTGGTATGTTGCCTGTGGTCGGTGTACCTTTGCCGCTAGTGAGCCTCGGTGGTACTTCAATCGTAACCCTTATGACCGGGTTCGGTGTTCTTATGGCGATTGCAACGGAAAAGAAAAAGGTTGTCGTTTAA
- a CDS encoding glutamate-5-semialdehyde dehydrogenase, protein MTVQDYMNQLGRQARDASRIMMAASSETKNKALLAIASAINSNREVIARENTRDLENGRANGLEPALLDRLELTPARIDGMIEGLQQIAALADPCGEITDLKYRPSGIQVGKMRVPLGVVGIIYESRPNVTIDAASLCLKSGNATILRGGSEAIHSNQAIAKCIAEGLQAANLPAAAVQVVETTDRAAVGELITMPQFVDVIVPRGGRSLIERIANDAKVSVIKHLDGICHVYIDDEADLEKAFNIALNSKTHRYGVCNAMETLLVAESVAPQILPKLAQAYAAKGVELRGCEKTLSLLPELSAATESDWDTEYLAPILAIRIVAGMDQAIEHIAQHSSAHTESIVTENYNKARAFLTRVDSASVMVNASTRFADGFQYGLGAEIGISTDKIHARGPVGLEGLTSQKWIVLGNGEILD, encoded by the coding sequence ATGACAGTACAAGACTATATGAATCAGCTGGGTCGCCAGGCTCGCGATGCGTCTCGCATTATGATGGCAGCGAGTAGTGAGACCAAAAATAAAGCACTGCTGGCGATCGCTTCTGCGATCAACTCAAACCGCGAAGTAATCGCACGTGAAAACACCAGGGATCTGGAAAACGGCCGCGCTAATGGTCTCGAACCGGCGTTGTTAGATCGCCTCGAGCTGACGCCTGCACGCATTGACGGCATGATCGAAGGTCTGCAACAAATCGCGGCCTTGGCAGACCCCTGTGGTGAAATTACCGATCTCAAGTATCGCCCCTCTGGCATTCAAGTGGGGAAAATGCGGGTGCCTCTGGGGGTTGTGGGCATTATTTACGAATCGCGCCCTAACGTGACCATCGATGCTGCCAGCCTTTGTCTGAAATCGGGGAATGCCACGATTCTGCGCGGTGGCAGCGAAGCCATCCACTCCAATCAGGCGATTGCCAAGTGCATTGCAGAAGGTCTCCAGGCGGCTAATCTGCCCGCCGCAGCCGTTCAAGTGGTCGAAACCACAGACCGTGCTGCGGTTGGTGAACTCATTACCATGCCTCAGTTCGTTGATGTGATTGTGCCGCGCGGTGGTCGCAGCTTGATTGAGCGAATAGCCAACGATGCGAAAGTCAGTGTTATCAAGCATCTTGACGGCATTTGCCACGTATACATCGACGATGAAGCGGATCTCGAAAAAGCCTTCAATATTGCACTGAACAGCAAAACCCACCGCTATGGGGTTTGCAACGCAATGGAAACCCTATTGGTGGCCGAAAGTGTCGCGCCGCAGATTCTCCCTAAGCTGGCACAAGCCTACGCCGCAAAAGGTGTGGAATTACGCGGTTGTGAAAAAACCTTAAGTCTGTTGCCCGAGCTATCCGCAGCTACCGAGAGCGATTGGGACACCGAGTACCTGGCCCCTATATTGGCAATTCGAATTGTTGCCGGTATGGATCAAGCCATTGAGCACATTGCGCAACACAGTTCAGCACACACCGAGAGTATCGTTACCGAGAATTACAACAAGGCGCGGGCATTTTTAACGCGTGTGGATTCTGCCTCGGTGATGGTAAACGCGTCCACCCGGTTTGCCGACGGTTTTCAATACGGGCTCGGTGCTGAAATAGGTATCTCCACCGATAAAATACACGCGCGCGGCCCCGTTGGGCTTGAAGGGCTCACCTCGCAAAAATGGATTGTGCTGGGCAACGGAGAAATTCTTGACTGA
- a CDS encoding nicotinate-nucleotide adenylyltransferase produces the protein MALFGGSFDPVHRGHLQAAEEAAIQLGLEKVTLVPCHIPPHKASLHAAATQRLMMLRMALTDYPHLEVSEWELQQGRASYTLHSVQYFREIVGDSACLVFLMGWDSLQKIDTWYQWQDLLNYCNFAVWPRPGYTNLPPKVERWAHDLLVTRERLKNYPAGKIAILETSPIEISSTELRTQLATGHNPEKLLPGAIFDYIRKQKLYGVTA, from the coding sequence ATGGCACTATTTGGCGGCAGTTTCGATCCTGTGCACCGGGGCCATTTACAGGCAGCCGAAGAAGCTGCCATACAATTGGGGCTTGAGAAAGTCACCCTGGTGCCGTGCCATATTCCGCCGCATAAAGCGAGTTTACATGCCGCAGCCACGCAGCGTTTGATGATGCTGCGAATGGCCTTAACGGATTATCCTCACCTCGAGGTAAGTGAGTGGGAACTGCAGCAGGGGCGTGCGTCTTACACCCTGCACAGCGTTCAGTATTTTCGGGAAATCGTTGGTGATAGTGCGTGCCTGGTATTTTTGATGGGCTGGGATTCATTGCAGAAAATCGATACCTGGTACCAGTGGCAAGACTTGCTGAATTACTGCAATTTTGCGGTATGGCCGCGACCGGGTTACACAAATCTCCCGCCGAAAGTCGAACGCTGGGCGCACGATCTTCTTGTAACGCGGGAGCGTTTGAAAAACTATCCCGCTGGTAAAATAGCGATTCTGGAGACATCGCCGATCGAGATCTCCTCAACGGAACTTCGAACACAATTAGCGACCGGCCACAACCCAGAGAAGCTGTTGCCAGGCGCTATCTTCGACTATATTCGCAAACAGAAACTTTACGGCGTAACGGCCTAG
- a CDS encoding endoglucanase — protein MTISKLALFLVAGLCLAACSGGGRNSKSPDDLNTSSSSSSSSSSSSSSSNSSSSGGALIKLNQVGYLPDGQKFAVIPASAADSFTLIDSDGNEVFSAALSAAATWSPAGDSVQLADFSSFSAGGQYRMRVVGMADSQPFEISAQVYSAAHDAAIKAYYFNRASTALEASYAGDWARSAGHPDSSVKVHSSAATSSRPEGTVISAPKGWYDAGDYNKYIVNSGISTYTLLAAYEHFADFYASRTWNIPESGNGLPDLLDEVLWNLDWMLEMQDPNDGGVYHKLTTLNFSGAVMPAQATAQRYVVAKGTAAALDFAAVMATASRVFAAIDTGKSSAYVNAAISAWEWAKANPAIAYFNPTGVVTGEYGDGDFNDEFAWAAAELFITTGDANYYTEFQNFNPGSGVPGWQYVAPLGHISLAFHSSSTLASSDYQASVNALINTADTLESRYRTSAYRVSMNTSDFVWGSNSGALNQAMILMQAYRLSDALKYRDAALGLVDYVLGKNPTDYSYVTGVGANPPLHIHHRQSQADSVVAPVPGFLVGGPNSGQQDGCNYSSNLAAKSYVDDWCSYASNEVTINWNAPLVYVLAALSAQ, from the coding sequence ATGACAATTTCCAAGCTGGCCTTGTTTCTGGTGGCAGGGCTATGCCTTGCCGCGTGCAGCGGCGGTGGCCGCAACTCCAAATCTCCCGACGATCTGAACACGTCTTCCAGCAGTAGCTCATCTTCGTCGTCCTCTTCCAGCAGCTCGAATTCGTCCTCTTCTGGCGGAGCTTTGATCAAGTTAAATCAAGTGGGCTATTTACCCGACGGACAGAAGTTTGCAGTGATCCCGGCGAGCGCGGCAGACAGTTTTACCTTGATTGATAGTGACGGCAATGAAGTGTTCAGTGCTGCGCTCTCGGCTGCGGCGACCTGGTCACCCGCGGGAGACTCAGTACAACTCGCAGATTTCAGTAGTTTTAGCGCGGGGGGCCAATATCGGATGCGTGTCGTCGGTATGGCAGATTCGCAGCCATTTGAGATAAGCGCGCAGGTATACAGTGCCGCGCACGATGCCGCCATTAAAGCGTATTACTTCAACCGGGCAAGTACGGCACTTGAAGCCAGTTATGCAGGTGACTGGGCACGCAGTGCAGGGCATCCTGATAGCAGCGTTAAAGTGCACAGCTCAGCAGCAACCAGCAGTCGCCCCGAAGGAACAGTAATATCCGCGCCCAAGGGGTGGTACGACGCCGGCGATTACAATAAGTACATCGTGAATTCAGGCATCTCCACCTATACACTGCTCGCTGCCTACGAACATTTTGCTGATTTTTATGCGTCTCGTACCTGGAATATTCCAGAGTCCGGCAATGGCTTGCCCGACCTCCTTGATGAGGTGCTCTGGAACCTCGATTGGATGCTCGAGATGCAGGACCCCAACGACGGCGGTGTCTACCACAAACTTACTACGCTGAACTTCTCCGGCGCGGTAATGCCGGCACAAGCCACGGCGCAGCGCTATGTGGTCGCCAAAGGCACCGCTGCCGCGCTGGATTTTGCCGCTGTTATGGCTACCGCCAGCCGTGTATTTGCCGCTATTGACACAGGCAAATCCAGTGCGTATGTCAATGCAGCGATTAGCGCCTGGGAGTGGGCCAAAGCCAATCCTGCAATTGCCTATTTCAATCCGACCGGCGTGGTTACCGGCGAATACGGTGATGGCGATTTTAACGATGAATTTGCCTGGGCCGCCGCAGAGCTTTTTATTACCACAGGTGATGCCAACTACTACACCGAGTTCCAGAACTTCAACCCCGGCAGCGGTGTGCCCGGTTGGCAATATGTGGCACCGTTAGGCCACATATCGCTCGCGTTCCACAGCAGTAGCACCCTGGCCAGTAGTGATTATCAAGCATCAGTAAACGCGTTGATAAACACCGCCGATACCTTGGAGAGTCGTTATCGCACTTCCGCTTATCGGGTAAGTATGAACACCAGCGATTTTGTATGGGGCAGTAATAGCGGTGCGTTGAACCAGGCGATGATTCTGATGCAGGCTTATCGCCTGAGTGACGCGCTGAAATACCGCGACGCGGCGCTGGGCCTGGTCGACTATGTGCTGGGCAAGAATCCCACAGACTACAGCTACGTCACCGGCGTTGGAGCGAACCCACCGCTGCATATTCATCATCGTCAATCTCAAGCAGATAGTGTTGTGGCGCCAGTACCAGGCTTTTTGGTGGGCGGCCCGAATTCCGGCCAGCAGGACGGCTGTAATTACAGTTCGAATTTGGCTGCGAAATCTTATGTCGACGATTGGTGCAGCTATGCTTCCAACGAAGTCACCATCAATTGGAACGCACCCCTGGTGTATGTGTTGGCCGCTTTATCGGCGCAATAA
- a CDS encoding penicillin-binding protein 2, which translates to MIWAQKELHEFKDHRREARVFGVRAVLALMFVVFMFGLLFARYYKLQVVDYHDYVTRSDRNRIHVRPVPPNRGLIYDSRGELLADNRPTFTLSIVSERSANLEQTLDFIAGLIELSDSDRDSFKKRLRQKRRPFEAVPLRYRLTEEEISRIAVNEFRLEGVEIEAQLMRYYPKGDLFAHTVGYVGRISESELSNFDELTYERYSGTHSIGKVGLEKYYESKLLGSVGSENIETNAHGRVLRTLESVDPVPGEDLQLFLDTHLQQVASDALAGRRGALVAIDVATGGVLAMVSAPTYDPNLFVNGISFKDYRALNDSPDLPLFNRTIQGQYPPGSTIKPVLGLAGLHTQTVNFATRIVDPGYYQLENDERFYRDWKKGGHGRKVDLRQAIVESCDTFFYGMAFRMGVDKIHPFGAMFGLGTRTRIDLPSERPGLWPSREWKQHVRGLHWFPGDSLNISIGQGDVLTTPLQLAVMTATLASRGTHLKPRLVRKVGDRETKREVVDQIEADPAYWDYVISAMEGVVHSPRGTAHRIGRGVDYHMAGKTGTAQVVGIAQDEEYDAEKLDERQWDHALYIGFAPVEAPQIAAAIIVENGEHGSSAAAPIARKLFDAYFEWVAPVKPQK; encoded by the coding sequence ATGATTTGGGCACAAAAAGAACTGCACGAATTTAAAGATCACCGCCGTGAGGCGCGTGTCTTCGGTGTGCGCGCCGTTCTGGCGTTGATGTTCGTCGTGTTCATGTTTGGCTTGTTGTTTGCGCGCTACTACAAATTACAGGTTGTGGATTATCACGATTACGTCACCCGCTCTGATCGCAATCGTATTCACGTGCGCCCGGTGCCGCCCAATCGTGGTCTAATCTACGACAGCCGTGGTGAACTTCTCGCCGACAATCGCCCAACCTTTACCCTCTCGATTGTGTCGGAGCGTAGCGCTAATTTAGAACAGACGCTGGATTTTATTGCCGGGCTTATTGAGCTTAGTGACAGTGATCGCGACAGTTTCAAAAAGCGCTTGCGCCAGAAGCGTCGCCCTTTTGAAGCAGTGCCACTGCGCTATCGCCTCACTGAAGAGGAAATATCACGCATTGCCGTCAACGAATTCCGTTTGGAAGGGGTTGAGATTGAAGCTCAGTTGATGCGCTATTATCCCAAAGGTGATCTGTTCGCCCACACTGTGGGTTATGTGGGGCGTATCAGTGAAAGCGAATTAAGCAATTTCGACGAGCTGACCTATGAGCGCTACAGTGGCACGCACAGTATTGGCAAGGTTGGGCTGGAAAAATACTACGAGTCTAAATTGCTGGGTTCTGTGGGCAGTGAAAACATTGAGACTAACGCCCACGGGCGTGTCTTACGTACTTTGGAATCCGTCGATCCGGTGCCCGGCGAAGATTTACAACTGTTCCTGGACACCCATTTACAGCAGGTCGCGTCCGATGCGCTGGCCGGTAGGCGAGGCGCCCTGGTGGCCATCGATGTCGCCACCGGCGGTGTGCTGGCGATGGTCAGTGCTCCAACCTACGACCCCAATCTTTTTGTGAACGGAATTAGTTTTAAAGACTACCGAGCTTTGAACGATTCACCTGATCTACCGCTTTTTAATCGCACAATACAGGGGCAGTATCCGCCGGGCTCTACGATTAAACCGGTTTTGGGTCTCGCTGGCCTGCATACTCAGACAGTCAATTTCGCCACGCGCATTGTCGATCCCGGATACTATCAATTAGAGAATGATGAGCGTTTTTACCGTGACTGGAAAAAAGGTGGCCACGGTCGCAAAGTCGATCTGCGTCAGGCCATTGTGGAGTCGTGCGATACCTTTTTTTACGGCATGGCGTTTCGCATGGGGGTCGATAAAATCCACCCATTTGGAGCGATGTTCGGATTGGGTACACGTACCCGAATCGATCTCCCCAGTGAACGCCCGGGTTTGTGGCCATCGCGCGAGTGGAAGCAGCATGTCAGGGGTTTACATTGGTTTCCTGGCGACAGTTTGAATATCAGCATAGGCCAGGGCGATGTTCTCACCACCCCGCTGCAGCTGGCGGTGATGACGGCCACTCTGGCGTCGCGTGGTACCCATCTCAAACCGCGGTTGGTGAGAAAAGTGGGGGATCGCGAAACCAAACGTGAAGTGGTCGATCAAATTGAAGCAGACCCGGCTTATTGGGATTATGTGATTAGCGCCATGGAGGGTGTGGTACACAGCCCTCGCGGCACCGCGCATCGCATTGGTCGTGGTGTCGACTACCATATGGCGGGCAAAACCGGTACTGCACAAGTGGTTGGGATTGCCCAGGACGAAGAATACGATGCAGAAAAACTCGACGAGCGCCAGTGGGATCATGCGCTTTATATAGGCTTTGCTCCGGTAGAAGCACCGCAAATTGCAGCGGCTATTATTGTAGAAAACGGCGAACACGGCTCCAGCGCTGCTGCGCCCATCGCTCGTAAATTATTTGATGCTTATTTTGAATGGGTCGCCCCGGTTAAACCTCAAAAATGA